A genomic window from Lineus longissimus chromosome 17, tnLinLong1.2, whole genome shotgun sequence includes:
- the LOC135501797 gene encoding ankyrin repeat domain-containing protein 54-like, with protein MEARLVEVASRGDIATVKKLLRKNIDPNFRDESGFTAVARASAGGHAEVVRLLLEAKGDPNTFNAVLTRPLHLAAAANHTETVKHLILGGADMKTKTRDGYQPADLVSHDKESWQILHNAKLGDLPEIEDINELPFVPDYSIPGAKPKKEKGKKGKKGKKKGGKKKGGKKKGKGKGKKKKKK; from the exons ATGGAGGCCAGGCTTGTAGAGGTTGCGAGCAGAGGTGATATAGCCACAGTTAAAAAGCTCCTTCGGAAAAATATTGACCCCAATTTTCGGGATGAGAGTGGTTTTACTGCTGTGGCAAGAGCATCTGCTG GTGGTCATGCTGAAGTCGTAAGGCTATTATTAGAAGCTAAGGGTGACCCTAACACGTTCAATGCAGTCCTGACAAGACCCCTCCACTTGGCAGCAGCAG CCAATCACACAGAGACTGTGAAACATCTGATTCTAGGTGGAGcagatatgaaaacaaaaacacgCGACGGATATCAGCCAGCTGATCTTGTGAGTCATGACAAGGAATCATGGCAGATTCTTCACAATGCAAAACTTGGAGATTTGCCAGAGATTGAGGATATAAACGAACTGCCATTTGTGCCAGACTATTCAATCCCAGGTGCTAAACCAAAGAAGGAAAAGGGAAAGAAAggcaaaaaagggaaaaagaaAGGTGGAAAGAAGAAAGGAGGGAAGAAAAAGGGAAAAGGAAAgggaaagaagaaaaagaagaagtga